In one Solanum dulcamara chromosome 1, daSolDulc1.2, whole genome shotgun sequence genomic region, the following are encoded:
- the LOC129891775 gene encoding uncharacterized protein LOC129891775, producing MSIKLVVGGLTLNIISTYALQVGLEKEIKRRFWEDLDEVVVNIPPTEKLFIGGYFNRHIRFVSTGYDEVHRGFGFENRNGGGVSLLDFVKAFGLMVANSIFSKKEEHLVTFCSLRATVQIDFLLLRKDDKGLYKECKVIPSENLTIQHKLLVMDLEIRRKKKKRVMDDRSRIRWGSLTPCSSLEMGEKLMAIGAWDSREDASSIWDRTANCIRKATREVLGVSQGCSGGHRGD from the coding sequence ATGTCCATTAAGTTAGTCGTTGGAGGGCTCACCTTGAATATTATTAGTACCTACGCACTACAAGTGGGGTTGGAAAAGGAGATAAAAAGGCGTTTTTGGGAGGACTTGGACGAAGTGGTAGTAAatataccgcctactgagaagttATTCATAGGAGGATATTTTAATAGGCACATTAGGTTTGTTTCGACGGGCTATGATGAGGTGCATAGAGGATTTGGCTTTGAGAACAGGAATGGTGGAGGAGTCTCACTCCTGGATTTTGTAAAAGCTTTTGGATTAATGGTAGCCAACTCGATTTTCTCGAAGAAAGAGGAACACTTGGTAACCTTCTGTAGCTTAAGGGCTACTGTGCAAATAGACTTTTTGCTTCTTAGAAAAGATGATAAAGGCCTCTATAAGGAATGCAAGGTCATACCAAGTGAGAATCTTACAATCCAACATAAGCTATTGgtgatggatttggagataagaaggaagaagaagaagagggtcatGGATGACCGATCGAGGATTAGGTGGGGTAGTTTGACTCCGTGTAGTTCCCTAGAGATGGGGGAGAAGCTGATGGCTATAGGGGCATGGGATAGTAGGGAGGATGCGAGCAGTATATGGGATAGGACGGCCAACTGCATTAGGAAAGCAACTAGAGAAGTATTGGGGGTCTCACAAGGCTGTAGTGGTGGTCACCGAGGGGAttag